The Rhodamnia argentea isolate NSW1041297 chromosome 7, ASM2092103v1, whole genome shotgun sequence genome contains the following window.
gatgattttcccATCATTGATAGGTATATGATCTTTAATTTCGATAAACAGATTCATTAAGTCGACATAGATGAGTGTCTCGATTTCATGACTGCCTTTGTCAAAAATATGTTACACCAATAGTGTGCCTTGTACATTTACATAAATTAGATCATATTTACTCTGCATTTAATAAGAGTATGCCACATAACTTAATACTGTTGGACTGTGATTCACACTCCCCAACGATAGAAAAGCATGTAGTTCCCACTCATGAATTTTACATTGGCAACTTGGGCTTGTTTCATAAATAACTACTGCTacatatactctttttcgcttgtcattgagtgatgtaacgaaagGCACGAGGTGCTAATTATACTAAAATCCGTTGTtggacgtagccctagtttaagggtaaaccagaataaaatctcgtatctcgattttttttctttctcattacGTTTTACTTTATTGTGATTGTGTGTTAAATCCTAAGAAATACATTGACGGAGTATGTCCTCCAATTGCAAAGTCTAGGTCAGTCGGGTCTAGACATAGCCATATGGAACCGTGGGTCCGGAACCGGCTGTTCCActttttttaggaaccggaaccggccacgtctagtcGGGTCAGCTCATTCTGCTCAGTCCACATGCATATGGAAATTTATGTCCTCATCCATCAAAATTCCAATTCATCAAAGGACTAAGTCACCCATCATTCTGCTATAAATACACCCTGCCCTTCTCTTCGCTCAGCATCGCAAAGTTAATACATTGTCCCAAACATACTTCTATCGCCATGGACCGGAACGCGCTTACCGGCATCCTCATCGCATGCTTCGCCGTCCTCGCCTTGGTCGTGCCGCATGTGACCGCCCAAAACTGCGGGTGTGCCGCCGGCCTCTGCTGCAGCCGTTACGGTTACTGTGGGACTGGCCGCGACTACTGCGGGCCGGGTTGCCAAGCTGGCCCCTGCGACCCAGCCGCGGCCCCGCCCGCCACTAACACGGTTGTGGTTGGCAACATCGTCACCGATGCCTTCTTCAATGGGATCCTCAACCAGGCCGCCGCGAGCTGCGCCGGAAAGAGTTTCTACTCAAGGAAAGCGTTCCTCGACGCCATCAGTAGCTTCCAGAGGTtcggccgggtcgggtcggtcgACGACTCGAAGCGCGAGATCGCCGCTTTCTTCGCTCATGTCACGCATGAGACTGGACGTAAGTTAGACTTGTCTTGT
Protein-coding sequences here:
- the LOC115742500 gene encoding endochitinase EP3-like, yielding MDRNALTGILIACFAVLALVVPHVTAQNCGCAAGLCCSRYGYCGTGRDYCGPGCQAGPCDPAAAPPATNTVVVGNIVTDAFFNGILNQAAASCAGKSFYSRKAFLDAISSFQRFGRVGSVDDSKREIAAFFAHVTHETGRFCYIEEIGGRTDPKKTYCDPNVPQYPCKPGKKYFGRGPFQITWNYNYGAAGQSLGFDGLNSPETVANNPVIAFKTALWFWTRNNMQSKLLSQGFAATIRAINGGECNGGNSAAVRARVAYYTNYCKKFGVTPGRNLYC